The DNA sequence TAAAATGAGTGAAGATGTCCGTATTTTGTTTACGGAGTATAGACAAAAACGTAAAGGAGAATTTAATTCGGAAACTCGTAGAGCTGACGATTTAAAATTGGATTAATACCTGATTTGACAATACTAAAATTATTAAAATGAAAAACACAAACTACTCATACATTGGCATTGCTTTTATTATTTTAGTTTTTGGTATTATTTTCATTCCAAAAATTGTAGATAGAATTTCTAATAATGATATTATAAGAAATGAAAGTAGAAGTGATTTTGCCAAGGATAAAAATAGATCAGTGTCAGATTTAGCTTTTATAGAAATCAATGGAGAACCTAAAAAAGTACCTGACTTTTCATTTATAAATCAAAATGGCAAAATCATAACAAATAAAGATTACGAAGGGAAAGTATATGTGGTAGAGTTCTTTTTTACAACCTGCCCTACTATATGTCCTAGAATGAATTATAATTTAGTTCAAATTCAAAATGAGTTTGAAAATTTTAGTGATTTTGGTGTAGCGTCATTTACTATAAATCCAGCTCATGATACCCCTGAAGTTTTAAAGGCTTATGCTGAGAAATATGGAGTTAAAAATCCTAATTGGCACTTAATGACTGGCAAGAAAGAAGCTATTTACAAATTATCGAACCAAGGTTTTAATCTTTATACGGCCGAAGAAGAAAGTGCTGAAGGCGGATTTGAGCATTCTGGTAATTTTGCTTTAATTGATAAAAATGGTTTTATTCGTTCAAGAATAGATAATTTTGGAAATCCAATTATCTATTACAGAGGAGTTGTTTCTGAAGATGAAAAAGTAGATGATGATGGTGTAGAAGAAGAAATTAGTGCTCTAAAAGAAGATATTAAAAAGTTATTAAACGAATAATTAGCATTAAGCGTAAAAGTGAAAATTTTATTTAATATAGACTTATATGATTGAAGATAAAAATATTTTAGACGACAAAAAATACAATAAATTAATTATTGCTTTGTCTATTATTATTCCTATAGTTGTTGCCATACTTTTTGGAGTTCGTATTCCAAATGTGGAACCATTAAGTTTTTTACCTCCCATTTATGCTTCAATTAATGGTTTGACAGCCGTTATTTTAGTGTTTGCATTTTTTGCTATAAAAAACAAAAAATTAGTACTTCATGAAAATTTAATGACAACAGCTATTTGGTGTTCTGTACTTTTTTTAGTGATGTATGTGGCTTATCATATGACAAGTGATTCAACAAAATTTGGAGGAGAAGGAGCTATTAGATATGTATATTACTTTATTTTAATAACTCATATTGTATTATCAGTAATAGTTATTCCATTTGTATTAATAACGTATGTAAGGGCTATTACAAACAACATTGAAAAACATAAAAAAATAGCTAAAATCACGTTTCCATTGTGGTTGTATGTTGCTGTTACTGGAGTTATTGTGTATGTTATGATCTCACCATATTATATTTAGGTAAATACGAGAAACAAAGTAATTTTCAAAATGAAAAACAAAATAATCTTTTTTCTTTTTTCTTTTCTCTTTTTTTTAGAAACTAAAGCACAATGTGCTATGTGTCGTGCTGTTCTGGAAAGTGAAGAAGGTAAAGGGACTGCTGAAGGTATTAACGATGGCATTGTTTATCTTATGGTAATACCTTATATTCTTGTGTTTGGAACGATTTTTTTTGTTTATAAAAAGTATAAAAGTACTAAGTCTTAAATAGATTTAATTGCGTTTGTTATGGATTCATTTATTTGCTTACAGTTAAGTAAATTGATGAGAATGTGTTGTACTAACAATTTATTTTTTTACTAATTGTAACAAAATTCATTACTTGGCGTCTAAGTATTAATCATCAATTAAACATTATGTTAGAAATTAATAAACTTCATAAATCATATCCTATTGGAGATTCGAGTTTGCATGTTCTTAAAGGTATTAATTTATCCATACAAAGTGGCGAAATGGTAGCTATTATGGGGTCTTCAGGTTCAGGTAAGTCTACTTTGTTAAACATTATAGGCATGTTGGATGAAGCTGATGCAGGTGATTATATTTTAGATGGACTGCCTATTAAAGATCTTACAGAAAAAAAAGCAGCTGTTTATAGAAATAAATTTTTAGGATTTATCTTTCAATCTTTTAATCTTATAAATTATAAAAATGCCATGGAAAATGTGGCACTTCCTCTTTATTATCAGGGAATGAAACGAAAGGAACGACAGGAGAAAGCACTCTTTCATTTAGAAAAAGTTGGTTTAGCCAAATGGGCACATCACTTGCCTAAAGAACTTTCGGGAGGACAAAACCAACGTGTTGCTATTGCACGAGCTTTAGCAGCTAACCCAAAATTGTTGTTAGCAGATGAGCCCACTGGAGCTTTAGATACTAAAACTTCTCATGAAATTATGGCGTTTATTCAGCAATTAAATGATGAAGGAAAAACCATTTTAATGGTAACCCATGAAGAAGATATTGCCAATATGTGTAAGCGTATTGTTAGACTTAGAGATGGTGTTATTATTGAAGATGTAAAAGTAAATCAAGTTAGGGCAGAGCAGTATGTTTGATTTAGACCTCTGGCGGGAAATTTTTCAAAGCATTAATAAAAATAGAACGAGAAGTTTATTGTCTGGTTTTACAGTAACCTTTGCCATTTTGTTATTTACTATACTTTTTGGAATAGCCAATGGTTTGCAAAATACTTTTACCGAAGCCTTTTCTGATGATGCTACAAATTCAATTTATATAAATTCAGGAAGAACAACTAAAGCTTATAAAGGGTTGCAGTCTGGTAGGCAAATTCAATTTAAAAATGAAGATTACAATTATATAAAAGATGAATTTGCTGATAAAGTTGAATTTATTACAGCTCGTATTTATAGAAATGTTCAAGCTTCTTTTCGAAATGAACAAGGGAGTTATAATCTATTAGGGGTTCATCCAGACCATCAATTTCTTGAAAAAACCAATGTTATTGAAGGGCGTTATGTAAATTATAATGATATACAAAATACTACCAAAGTTGTTGTTATAGGGAAAAAAATTGAAGAAGATTTATTTTTAAATACCACTGCATTAGGTAAGTATATTAATCTTAGCGGGATTCTATATAAAGTAGTTGGTATTTTTACAGATGATGGAAATGATAATGAGGAACGAATACTATACATGCCAATAAGTACGGCACAGCAAGTTTATGGTAATAATGATTATATAAATCAAATCAACTTAACATATAACCCTAAAATGAATTATGACGAAGCATTGGTTTTTAGTTCATTACTAACAAGGAAACTTAAAGAAAGATTCTCGGTTGCAAGTACAGATCAACGAGCTGTAAGAGTACGTAATATGGCTGAAGGCACAAAGACTATTAGTCAAATGACCTTTGGATTAACTGTTATTATTTTAGTTATTGGATTTGGAACTTTAATAGCAGGTATTGTTGGGGTAAGTAATATTATGATTTTTGTAGTTAAAGAACGCACCAAAGAAATTGGTATTCGGAAAGCCTTAGGTGCGACTCCAAGAGCTATAGTATCAATTATTTTAATTGAATCTATTCTTATTACAGCCATAGCGGGTTATGTTGGGTTGTTACTAGGAGTTGGGGTAATTGAACTTGTAGAACCTATTTTGGTAGATTATTTTATTAAGAACCCTGGAGTTAGCAATAGTTTGGTTATAGGTGCCACTTTAACTTTAGTGTTAGCGGGAGGAATTGCAGGGTATTTTCCAGCAAAAAAAGCATCTAAAATAAAACCAATTGTAGCACTAAGAAATGATTAAGCATGTTTAAATTTTTATTTGAAAGTGATACGTGGCAAGAAGTTTTTGATAGCTTTAATAAAAATAAACTAAGGTCTATCTTAACTATGGTAGGTGTTTGGTGGGGTATTTTATTACTCATAGGTTTATTGGGCTCTGCTAAAGGGTTAGAGAACTCTTTCAATAGATTATTTGGGGATTTTGCTACCAACAGTGTCTTTGTTTGGGGGCAGAGCACGAGCAAACCATTTAAAGGATTTCAAGAAGGTAAACGTGTTAGATTGTCTTTATCTGATGCTGAAAAAATAGAAGAAAATGTAGAGGGCATTGAATTTGTGCTTCCAAGAAGTCAACAGAGTGCTACTATTACAAGAAAATTTCTTTCAGGAAGTTTTCAAATGGCTGGAGATTATCCATTGTTAGATCAACTACAAAAGAAAAAACTTATACATGGTCGGTTTATCAATCAAAATGATATTGACAATAGAAAAAAAATAGCAATTATATCAGAAGATGCTTATAAGCAGCTTTTTGAAAAAGATGAAGATGCTATAGGTGAGTACATTGATATCAATGGGATCAATTTTACTGTTGCAGGTATATTTGAAGTTGGAACCATGAATATGGGACCATCAACTGATGTGCATATTCCATTTACAACGTTTCAACAAATTTATAATATAGGCGATCAAATAGGCTGGATGATGATAACAGGAAAACCAGAATATGATATTGTTCAAATTGAAAATGATGTTAAACTATTATTGAAAAACCTTAATCAAATACACCCTGAAGATAATCGAGCATTAGGTAGTGCTAATGCAGGAAAAGAGTTTGGAAAGGTCACAGGTTTTTTAACGGGGATGCAATTTTTAACATGGTTTGTAGGTATTGCCACGCTAATAGCTGGAGTTTTTGCTATTGGTAATATTCTATTAATCACTGTTAAAGAGCGTACCAAAGAAATAGGTATACGAAGAGCACTTGGGGCAACACCTTTTGAAATAAAAAGGCAAATTGTGATTGAAGCTGTATTTTTAACATTAGTTGCTGGCATATTTGGAATTATTACAGGCGGTTGGATTTTAATAGGATTAGATGCAGCCTTTGGGCAAGGTGACCAAGCCGTTATTGTCAATGCCTCAGTGTCTATTGCCATTGTTTTTGTGTCGCTTATTATATTAATAGTTTTAGGAACTTTAATAGGATTAATACCAGCATTCAAAGCCACAAGCATTAAGCCAATTCAAGCTTTAAGAGAAGAATAGAATAATCAAATAGAATAACCAAATGAATAAAACAGTAAAAATAATTTTAGTATTAGTCGTTATCATATTACTGGCGTTTGTATTAAAGTATTTTAAAGATGCTAACTCTAAGGATATTGAAGACTATAAAGTGGAAGCACCTTTCTATACATCTATTAATACAAAAGCTGTGGCAACAGGAAAATTGAATCCAGAAGAAGAGATTGAATTAAAACCTCAAATTTCAGGTATTGTAGATGAAATTCTTGTAGAAGAGGGTGATGTTGTTAAAAAAGGCGATTTAATTGCCAAAATTAGAGTCGTACCAAATGAGCAAAGTTTAGTAAGTGCAAATAGCAGAATTTCTTCAACAAGATTGTCTTTTAATAATGCTAAAGTACTTTACGAAAGAAATAAATCGCTTTATGAAAAAGGAGTGATTTCTAAACAAGATTTTGAAAATAGTGAATTGGCATTTAATCAATCTAAGGAAACACTATCTCAGGCACAAAATGATTATCAAATTATTAAACGCGGGTCTATTTCCGGCGGAAGTTCAGCAAATACCAATATTATTGCTCAAATTGCTGGAACTATTTTAGAAATTCCAGTTCGTGAAGGTGATCAAGTCATTCAAAGTAACAATTTTAACGCAGGTACTACGGTTGCTATTATAGCTGATATGAGTTTCATGATTTTTGAAGGAAAAGTAGACGAAGCAGAAGTTGGTAAGCTTAAAGAAGGTAAAGAAATAAAAGTTATTTTAGGAGCTATAAACGATAAAGAGTTTCCTGCAAAACTAACTTTTGTTGCACCTCGAGGTGTTGAAGAAAATGGAGCTGTTCAGTTTACCGTTAAAGCCAATGTAAGCATAGATAGTACGACTAATGTTAGAGCTGGCTATAGTGCAAATGCAGAAATAGACATTGAAAGTAAAGACAGTGTATTAGCAATTAGAGAAGCTTTACTGCAATATAATAGAATTACAGAAAAACCTTTTGTTGAATTATTGGAAAGTAAAGGCAAATATAAAAAGCAAGATGTAACGCTTGGCTTGTCTGATGGGATTAATGTTGAAATTATTGAAGGAGTGAAAGAAGGCGATAAGATAAAAGTATGGAACAAAGCATCATCAGACAATGAAGATGAGAATGAAAAACATAGAAATAACTAATATGAAACAATTTAAAAATGGTCTTTTAGTGTGTTTTCTTTTTGTGACAATTTCGTCGTTTTCTCAGCAAAAAAAATGGACATTAGAAGCATGTATTAGTCATGCTTTAGAAAATAATATTTCTATAAAGCAATCTGCTTTGGATACCGAATTAGCTCAGGAAAATATTACAAATGCTAAAGGTAATTTTTTGCCAAGTGTCAACGGTTCAACCTCAGGGAATTTTAATTTTGGATCTTTTATAGGCCAGGATGGAAGTAGGATTTCTAGAAATAGTTTTGGCAACAGTCTAAGTATAAATGCTGGAGTAACACTTTTTAATGGGTTTAGAAACACTAATTTATATAAACAAGCAGAACTTGGGTTAGAATCTAGTAGGGTCCAGTTGCAAAAATTAAAAGATGATATATCTTTATTTGTAGTGAACAGTTATTTGAATGCTTTATTAAGTAAGGAGAATTATAAAATTGCTGAAGAACAAGTAAAAGTTTCGGAGGAACAAATTGAAAATATTAAAGAATTAGTAGATGCTGGCGTCAGACCTCGTTCAGATTTGTATAACGTTCAAGCTGAATTAGCAAGTAATAACGAACGATTAATTACGGCGCAAAACGGGATTGATTTAGCACTTTTAAATTTGTCACAATTATTGCAGGTAACTTATAAAGGATTTGATATTGAAGATGTTAATATTGATTTGTCTTCAGTCGAATTATTATACAATGATTCTGAATTAATATTTAAAAAAGCAGTCGGAAATCGACCAGAAATTAGAGTTGCTGAAATTAGGATTGAGAATTCTGAAATGGATATTGAAATTGCTAAATCAGCTTTTTATCCCACAGTAAGTTTAGGGGCAGGTTTAGGAACATCTTATCAACATACTTTAGGTGAAAAAGACAGACGAACTATTGTTGACCCAAATACAGGCGCTGTGAGTTCTATTCCAAACGGGTATGGTAAGCAATTTAATGACAATTTAGGGTATAATATAGGCTTGAGTATTAGTGTTCCTATTTTTAATGGGAATAAAAATAAAGTAAATGTAAATAGGGCTGTAATAAATAATGAACGTGTAACTTATGATTTAGAACAAGCAAAACAAGATTTATTTTCAACCATTGAAAACGCTTATTTGGATGCTAAAGCAGCATTAAACCAGTATCAAGCATCAGAAGTATCACTTACTGCTCAGCAAGAAGCTTTTAGAACTGCTAAAGAAAGTTATAATAATGGGGTTATGACTTCCTTTGAATTTCAGCAAGTACAAAACAGGCTTATTAATGCTCAGTCATCCTTAGCAAATGCTAAGTTTAATTTTGTGTTTAAAACCAAACTTTTAGAGTTCTACAATGGCATTCCAATAACTTTAGATTAAAAAAATATTCTTTAATTTGCACTTCTCGTTTGTTACGAGAATTGTTTACTCTTAAATTTAACATAAACCTATATACCATCATGGTTTTGTTATTCTATCATTAGTAAGAATTTCATAAGTTAACTATAGATTCTTTATTTTGGATGACAAAAGTGTTAGTAAGGAGTATGTCCAATTAATTAAATAGACGCTATTGATAACGATATTAAGCATAGAAACTGCTACAACAAATTGCTCTGTTTCGCTTTCGCGGAATGGAAAAACGGTTGTTTTAAAAGAAAATTACGACCAAGGATATTCACATGCTGAAAAGCTTCATGTATTTATTGATGCTGTATTAAGTGAAGCTGAAATAACTTTAAAGGCTTTGGATGCTATAGCAATTAGTAAAGGGCCAGGTTCGTATACCGGGTTACGTATTGGTGTTTCTACGGCTAAGGGGCTTTGTTTTGCACAAGATAAACCATTGATTTCAGTACCTACTTTGGAAGCTTTAGCGCATCAAGTAGAATGTAACCAAGGTGTTATTGTGACCATGTTGGATGCTAGACGTTTGGAAGTATATTCCGCTGTTTTTGATACTGAATACAATCAAATTAGGCAAACCGAAGCACAAATTTTAGACGAGACTTCTTTTAGAGATTTTTTAGAAAAGGGCAGCGTTTATTTTATTGGTGATGGTGTTGAAAAAACAAAAGAATTAATTAAACACCCCAATGCTGTTTTCATTGAAAATAAACTACCATCTTCAAATAATATGGGCTTATTAGCTTATAATAAATACAAAAACAATGACATTGAAGATGTTGCTTACTTTGAGCCTTATTATTTAAAGGATTTTGTGGCCTTAAAATCTAAAAAATAACCCTATCACATTTGTAGCAATAGGGTCTATTATTTTCGAAATTTTAAAGGTGATGATTAGCCTTGTTTTTGTATTTCTACTTGATGTGGGTAAGGAATGTCAATACCTGCAGCATCAAGTGCTTCTTTAGTGCGTTCTATTGTATCAAAATTTACGGTCCAATAATCTTCTTTTTTTACCCAAACTCTTGTGAAAAAGTTAATGGAACTGTCTGCTAATTCAGAAACGTTTATAGCAGGCGCAGGCTCTTTTAATATTAAAGGGTTTGAGTTTACAACACTAGCTATAACTTCTTTGGTTTTCTTAATATCAGAGTCATAACCTACACCAAAGGTAAAATCTACACGTCGTGTATCTTCAGTGCTGTAATTTGTAATGTTTCCATTTGAAAGGCTTCCATTTGGTATAATAATTTCTTTATTATCTGGTGTTGTTAATTTGGTTGTAAAGATTTCAATTTCTTTCACTGTACCAGACTCTCCTTGTGCATTAATAAAATCTCCAATTTTAAAAGGTTTAAAAATCATAATCAATACACCACCCGCAAAATTACCTAAGGAGCCTTGAAGTGCTAAGCCAATGGCTAAACCTGCCGCAGCAATAATAGCTGCAAATGATGTGGTTTCAATACCTACAGTGCCTAATACTACAATGATTAGTATAATTTTTAATACCCAACCTAATAAATTTAATAGAAATTTTTGAAGGCTTTCATCATAGTTTCTTTTGGTCATTATTTTTCTGGTGCCTTTTATTATTGATTTAACAACCCAAGCGCCAATAATCCATATAATAATGGCCCCAACAACTTTAAGTCCATAATCTAAAGCCAATTCAAGCCATTTTTCAGTGTCAATGTTTTCTAAATTCATTTTCTTTTTTAATTTAAGGTGTTTTAATTTAAGGTTACAAATTTAAGGTTTTTCTCTTACTTTTTAGGACACATGAATTTATGTTAATGTCACATTAAAGTAATGATGATTGAAGTTGATGCAATAATAGCTGGTACGGATTGGACGTAAAACAGTTTTATTTGATTGGTAGAATAAGCACCGTAAATGCCAGCTATAATAACACAAATTAGAAAAAAAACAGAGAAACTTGTGTTATTTTGAATTAAGGAATATATTAATCCTGCAGATAAAAATCCATTGTATAAGCCTTGATTTGCGGCTAAAACTTTAGTGTCTTCTGCAAATTCTTTTGACTTTAATCCAAAAGCCTTGATTCCTTTTGGTTTGGTCCAAAAAAACATTTCTAATATCAGAAAATAAAAATGTTCTATAGCTACCAATAAAATTAATAAAATACTAATTATGCTCATTTTTTTCCGTTTGTATTGCTTATTTAGCAACAATATATAAAAAGTATAACATTTTAAGGTAGAATACTTATAAATTTAAAAGCGCTCTTTAAAGAACGCTTTTTCTAAGTTAAATAAGGGGGCGACATTATTAAAGTGCTCCTACTTAGTACCTTTATTATTTTAGAGAGGGTTTTAAGTCTTTGGTGTAGAAAAATTGTATGTTTACTAATGTATTATAGCATCTCCCTATTATCTTTAGTGAGTGATAAATTTTCTGTAATTTTAGTACTGTAAAGTATAAAAAATTCACACGAATAATCAAGTTTACATATTAGCCATTAATAGCTTCTACAGTTTCAACTTTTCCTTTAAGCATTTCTTTCAACATATTTTCAATACCGCTTTTTAAAGTATAGGTTGATGATGGGCAACCACTACATGCCCCTTGAAGCATTACACTCACATTTTTGGTATCAGGGTTATATGATATAAATTGAATGTTGCCACCATCACTAGCTACGGCAGGTTTAATATATTCTTCCAGAATATTAATAATTTCTTTAGAGGTGTCATCCAAAGTCT is a window from the Pseudalgibacter alginicilyticus genome containing:
- the tsaB gene encoding tRNA (adenosine(37)-N6)-threonylcarbamoyltransferase complex dimerization subunit type 1 TsaB; protein product: MITILSIETATTNCSVSLSRNGKTVVLKENYDQGYSHAEKLHVFIDAVLSEAEITLKALDAIAISKGPGSYTGLRIGVSTAKGLCFAQDKPLISVPTLEALAHQVECNQGVIVTMLDARRLEVYSAVFDTEYNQIRQTEAQILDETSFRDFLEKGSVYFIGDGVEKTKELIKHPNAVFIENKLPSSNNMGLLAYNKYKNNDIEDVAYFEPYYLKDFVALKSKK
- a CDS encoding efflux RND transporter periplasmic adaptor subunit, translating into MNKTVKIILVLVVIILLAFVLKYFKDANSKDIEDYKVEAPFYTSINTKAVATGKLNPEEEIELKPQISGIVDEILVEEGDVVKKGDLIAKIRVVPNEQSLVSANSRISSTRLSFNNAKVLYERNKSLYEKGVISKQDFENSELAFNQSKETLSQAQNDYQIIKRGSISGGSSANTNIIAQIAGTILEIPVREGDQVIQSNNFNAGTTVAIIADMSFMIFEGKVDEAEVGKLKEGKEIKVILGAINDKEFPAKLTFVAPRGVEENGAVQFTVKANVSIDSTTNVRAGYSANAEIDIESKDSVLAIREALLQYNRITEKPFVELLESKGKYKKQDVTLGLSDGINVEIIEGVKEGDKIKVWNKASSDNEDENEKHRNN
- a CDS encoding DUF420 domain-containing protein — its product is MIEDKNILDDKKYNKLIIALSIIIPIVVAILFGVRIPNVEPLSFLPPIYASINGLTAVILVFAFFAIKNKKLVLHENLMTTAIWCSVLFLVMYVAYHMTSDSTKFGGEGAIRYVYYFILITHIVLSVIVIPFVLITYVRAITNNIEKHKKIAKITFPLWLYVAVTGVIVYVMISPYYI
- a CDS encoding SCO family protein — protein: MKNTNYSYIGIAFIILVFGIIFIPKIVDRISNNDIIRNESRSDFAKDKNRSVSDLAFIEINGEPKKVPDFSFINQNGKIITNKDYEGKVYVVEFFFTTCPTICPRMNYNLVQIQNEFENFSDFGVASFTINPAHDTPEVLKAYAEKYGVKNPNWHLMTGKKEAIYKLSNQGFNLYTAEEESAEGGFEHSGNFALIDKNGFIRSRIDNFGNPIIYYRGVVSEDEKVDDDGVEEEISALKEDIKKLLNE
- a CDS encoding ABC transporter permease, producing the protein MFKFLFESDTWQEVFDSFNKNKLRSILTMVGVWWGILLLIGLLGSAKGLENSFNRLFGDFATNSVFVWGQSTSKPFKGFQEGKRVRLSLSDAEKIEENVEGIEFVLPRSQQSATITRKFLSGSFQMAGDYPLLDQLQKKKLIHGRFINQNDIDNRKKIAIISEDAYKQLFEKDEDAIGEYIDINGINFTVAGIFEVGTMNMGPSTDVHIPFTTFQQIYNIGDQIGWMMITGKPEYDIVQIENDVKLLLKNLNQIHPEDNRALGSANAGKEFGKVTGFLTGMQFLTWFVGIATLIAGVFAIGNILLITVKERTKEIGIRRALGATPFEIKRQIVIEAVFLTLVAGIFGIITGGWILIGLDAAFGQGDQAVIVNASVSIAIVFVSLIILIVLGTLIGLIPAFKATSIKPIQALREE
- a CDS encoding ABC transporter ATP-binding protein, which codes for MLEINKLHKSYPIGDSSLHVLKGINLSIQSGEMVAIMGSSGSGKSTLLNIIGMLDEADAGDYILDGLPIKDLTEKKAAVYRNKFLGFIFQSFNLINYKNAMENVALPLYYQGMKRKERQEKALFHLEKVGLAKWAHHLPKELSGGQNQRVAIARALAANPKLLLADEPTGALDTKTSHEIMAFIQQLNDEGKTILMVTHEEDIANMCKRIVRLRDGVIIEDVKVNQVRAEQYV
- a CDS encoding mechanosensitive ion channel family protein, translating into MNLENIDTEKWLELALDYGLKVVGAIIIWIIGAWVVKSIIKGTRKIMTKRNYDESLQKFLLNLLGWVLKIILIIVVLGTVGIETTSFAAIIAAAGLAIGLALQGSLGNFAGGVLIMIFKPFKIGDFINAQGESGTVKEIEIFTTKLTTPDNKEIIIPNGSLSNGNITNYSTEDTRRVDFTFGVGYDSDIKKTKEVIASVVNSNPLILKEPAPAINVSELADSSINFFTRVWVKKEDYWTVNFDTIERTKEALDAAGIDIPYPHQVEIQKQG
- a CDS encoding ABC transporter permease → MFDLDLWREIFQSINKNRTRSLLSGFTVTFAILLFTILFGIANGLQNTFTEAFSDDATNSIYINSGRTTKAYKGLQSGRQIQFKNEDYNYIKDEFADKVEFITARIYRNVQASFRNEQGSYNLLGVHPDHQFLEKTNVIEGRYVNYNDIQNTTKVVVIGKKIEEDLFLNTTALGKYINLSGILYKVVGIFTDDGNDNEERILYMPISTAQQVYGNNDYINQINLTYNPKMNYDEALVFSSLLTRKLKERFSVASTDQRAVRVRNMAEGTKTISQMTFGLTVIILVIGFGTLIAGIVGVSNIMIFVVKERTKEIGIRKALGATPRAIVSIILIESILITAIAGYVGLLLGVGVIELVEPILVDYFIKNPGVSNSLVIGATLTLVLAGGIAGYFPAKKASKIKPIVALRND
- a CDS encoding TolC family protein, with amino-acid sequence MKQFKNGLLVCFLFVTISSFSQQKKWTLEACISHALENNISIKQSALDTELAQENITNAKGNFLPSVNGSTSGNFNFGSFIGQDGSRISRNSFGNSLSINAGVTLFNGFRNTNLYKQAELGLESSRVQLQKLKDDISLFVVNSYLNALLSKENYKIAEEQVKVSEEQIENIKELVDAGVRPRSDLYNVQAELASNNERLITAQNGIDLALLNLSQLLQVTYKGFDIEDVNIDLSSVELLYNDSELIFKKAVGNRPEIRVAEIRIENSEMDIEIAKSAFYPTVSLGAGLGTSYQHTLGEKDRRTIVDPNTGAVSSIPNGYGKQFNDNLGYNIGLSISVPIFNGNKNKVNVNRAVINNERVTYDLEQAKQDLFSTIENAYLDAKAALNQYQASEVSLTAQQEAFRTAKESYNNGVMTSFEFQQVQNRLINAQSSLANAKFNFVFKTKLLEFYNGIPITLD
- a CDS encoding DUF1304 domain-containing protein; the encoded protein is MSIISILLILLVAIEHFYFLILEMFFWTKPKGIKAFGLKSKEFAEDTKVLAANQGLYNGFLSAGLIYSLIQNNTSFSVFFLICVIIAGIYGAYSTNQIKLFYVQSVPAIIASTSIIITLM